From a single Callithrix jacchus isolate 240 chromosome 5, calJac240_pri, whole genome shotgun sequence genomic region:
- the CHAD gene encoding chondroadherin, protein MVRPTLLLSLGLLAGLLPALAACPQNCHCHGDLQHVICDKVGLQKIPKVSEKTKLLNLQRNNFPVLAANSFRAMPNLVSLHLQHCQIREVAAGAFRGLKQLIYLYLSHNDIRVLRAGAFDDLTELTYLYLDHNKVTELPRGLLSPLVNLFILQLNNNKIRELRAGAFQGAKDLRWLYLSENALSSLQPGALDDVENLAKFHVDRNQLSSYPSAALSKLRVVEELKLSHNPLKSIPDNAFQSFGRYLETLWLDNTNLEKFSDGAFLGVTTLKHVHLENNRLNQLPSNFPFDSLETLTLTSNPWKCTCQLRGLRRWLEAKASRPDATCASPAKFKGQHIRDTDAFRNCKFPTKRSKKAGRH, encoded by the exons ATGGTCCGCCCAACGCTCTTGCTCAGCCTCGGCCTTCTGGCCGGTCTGCTGCCGGCGCTGGCCGCCTGCCCCCAGAACTGCCACTGCCACGGCGACCTGCAGCACGTCATCTGCGACAAGGTGGGGCTGCAGAAAATCCCTAAGGTGTCAGAAAAGACCAAGCTGCTCAACCTACAGCGCAACAACTTCCCGGTGCTGGCTGCCAATTCGTTTAGGGCCATGCCGAACCTCGTGTCGCTGCACCTGCAGCATTGCCAGATCCGCGAGGTGGCCGCCGGTGCCTTCCGCGGCCTCAAGCAGCTCATCTACCTGTACCTGTCCCATAACGACATCCGCGTGCTGCGCGCGGGCGCCTTCGACGACCTGACCGAGCTGACCTACCTCTACCTGGACCACAACAAGGTCACCGAGCTGCCCCGGGGGCTGCTCTCCCCGCTGGTCAACCTCTTCATCTTGCAGCTCAACAACAACAAGATCCGAGAGCTGCGCGCAGGCGCCTTCCAGGGCGCCAAGGACCTGCGCTGGCTCTACCTGTCTGAAAACGCGcttagctccctgcagcctggggCCCTGGACGATGTGGAGAACCTCGCCAAATTCCACGTGGACAGGAATCAACTGTCCAGCTACCCGTCCGCTGCCCTGAGCAAGCTACGGGTCGTGGAGGAACTGAAGCTGTCCCACAACCCACTGAAAAGCATCCCTGACAATGCCTTCCAGTCCTTCGGCAGATACCTGGAGACCCTCTGGCTGGATAACACCAACCTGGAGAAG TTCTCGGATGGTGCCTTCCTGGGTGTGACCACGCTGAAACACGTCCATTTGGAGAACAACCGCCTGAACCAGCTGCCCTCCAACTTCCCCTTCGACAGCCTGGAGACCCTCACGCTCACCAGCAACCCCTGGAAGTGTACCTGCCAGCTCCGGGGTCTTCGGCG GTGGCTGGAAGCCAAGGCCTCCCGCCCAGATGCCACCTGTGCCTCTCCTGCCAAGTTCAAGGGTCAGCACATCCGTGACACGGACGCCTTCCGCAACTGCAAGTTCCCCACTAAGAGGTCCAAGAAAGCTGGCCGCCATTAA